The Planococcus halocryophilus nucleotide sequence AAGTAGCTTTCCTGGGAAACCGCTAAGTGGGGGAATACCCGCTAAGCCAAAGGCAGTCAATAGATAAACCCAGCCTAGAACCGGATAAGTTTTGATTAATCCGCCCATTTTGCGAAGATCTGTTGTACCAAATAATACAGCGATAATACCAACTAAGAAAAACAATGCAGCTTTGATCATCATATCATGAATTAAATACATAATAGATCCATCAATGCCCGGTTGGTTTAATTGAGCAACTCCGAACAAAATAACTCCAACTGCAATAATAATATTGTAGATAATAATTTTTTTTACATCAAAGTAAGCAAGAGCACCAACACAACCAGCAAAAATTGTGAGAATCGCGATAATTCCTAGCAATTCATGAGTAAATCCAACATTCATCGTAAAGAACAATGTGTATGTACGCATGATCGCATAAACACCGACTTTCGTCAGCAACGCGCCAAACAGTGCAAGTATCGGAATCGGTGGTGCATAATACGATCCAGGCAACCAGAAATACAAAGGGAAGATAGCGGCTTTAAAACCGAAAACCACGAGGAACATGACGGCGATAACCGTTAAAATACCGGTTTCTTCAATCTGCGGAATCTTTACTGCCAAATCCGCCATATTCAATGTACCCGTAACCGAGTAAAGAAAAGCGACAGCGGCAACAAATAAAGCAGATGAAATGATATTCACAAGCAAGTATTTGATGGATTCACGTAACTGAGGCTTTTCGCCACCGTGGACGATCAATGTGTAAGAAGCCATTAACAACACTTCAACAAAAACGAATAAGTTGAAAATATCGCCTGTTGTAAAGGCACCGTTAACACCCACCATCAAAAAGAGTACTGCAGGATAGTAGTATGATTGTTCGCGTCTCAAACCAATAGTTGGGATGCTATAAAAAATAACAAGCAACACGAGAACGGATGCTGTGACAACTAGTAAAGCGGAAAGTGGATCCGACACCATGGAAATACCAAAAGGTGCAGGCCAGCTACCAAGTGTTACGGCTTGAACACCGTCAGTATTAACTTTTGCCAGAAGTACAAGAGCAGAAAGTAAAGCGGCTCCAGCCCCAACCACAGCTAACACGCGCTGAAGCTTTACGTTTTTCGGGAACATCATCAGGATAGCAGCGAAAAACAAAGGAATGATGATTGGAAACAAAAGTAAATTACTCATAATCTTCAGTTCCTCTCAGCAAATTCATATTGTCGGTACCAAGCTCCTGATAAGACCGGTAGGCGAGCACTAAGAAAAATGATGTTACAGCAAAAGAAATGACAATCGCTGTCAATATCAATGCTTGAGGAAGAGGGTCTGCGTAATCGCTGACACTCACTCCATGAGCTACAACAGGAGGAGAGTTTCCACCAAGTCCACCCATCGTTAATAGTAAAAGGTGAGCACCGTGGCTCAATAACCCTGTACCGATAATGATACGGATTAAGCTTTTTGAAAGCATTAAGTAAACAGCTGCCATAAAGAGAAAACCTATGGCAACCGACATAATTATTTCCATTATTCATCCTCTCCAATCGTTTGAATAATGGTCATCGTAACTCCAACAACAACCAAGTAAACCCCTGCGTCAAACAACATTGCTGAGTGCAGGGAAGTTTTACCGAAAAGCGGTAAATCAAAATAACCAAAAGCATGTGTGAAAAAAGGAACATCAAAGATAATTGCCCCAGATGCTGTAGCAAGAGCTATTAATAAACCAATAGCTGTCATCGTCACGTAATTGATAGGCAATATTTTTTTCACTGTTGAAATATCAAAAGATAGCATCAACAGCACAATGGCACTAGTAGTCAATAACCCGCCAACAAAGCCTCCACCGGGTGTATAATGTCCTGCAAAGAATATGTGGACAGCAAACATCAAAATGATGAAGGTCACTACTTTTGTGGCCGTTTGAAGCATTACATCATTTGTTCTCATGCTGATCCTCCTTTTTCGTCAAGCGCAGTTTGATCATCGTGATAATACCAATACCTGTAATAGCCAATACAGCAATTTCAAACAATGTATCAAATCCGCGATAATCAACTAAAATGACATTGACGATATTTCCGCCGCCCGCTTCTTTATAAACCGTTTCTTTATAGAATTCGGAAATAGAAGGCATGGCTTTTTGTGACAGAGAAGACAAGGCAACCAAGGTTACTGTTACACCAACACCTATTGCAACAAGTGCGTTTCCAAACCTGAAGCGCATGCGTTCTTCTTTTCGGCTGATCTGTGGCAAATGATAAAACGCCAGCAAGAACAAGGCAACAGAAATCGTTTCGATAACGAGTTGTGTTAAAGCCAAATCAGGCGCACGGAAAATAACAAAGAGTAAGGCAATTGAATAACCAACAGCACCAAGTGCAATAATTCCTGTGAGTCTAGATTTAGAGAAAAGAATCGTAAATGTGGAACCAACTAATGCGATCAAAATCACAATTTCATAAAATCCGACAGGTGCAAGATTTGTGAAATCTATAGCAAATGCATCCGTTAAGAATAGAGTTCCAAGAACAATGAAGATGACGAAACTAAACATATACACCAAATACGAACGGATAAAACCAGTCATGTAAATTCTTGAGAATCGGTTTGCACCGGTATCACTCAAAAACACCATATTGTCGTAAAGTGCATTTAATGATATAGCTTCTGGGAAGAGATCGTAACTCTTCTGCCATTTACGCAATGTCCAAAACATTAGGAATCCGATAGCGAAAATGCCAAGTGTCATAAAGAACTCAGGATTAAATCCGTGCCAGGCAGAAACATGGATCTTAATTTCTTCTGGTGAATCATAAAGGAACGGCTGCATAGCCAAAACGGCTGGTTTAACAAGCCAATCACCGATAAGATTCGGGATAAAGAAAATCACGACTACAAGAAGTGCTAAGAATACAGGCGAAATGAGCATACCAATAGGTGCTTCATGAGCAGGTTTTGGCAATTGATCTGGTTTATGTTCGCCCGCAAATGTGTGGAATACGAAATAGAAACTGTAAATAAACGTGAAAACAGATCCAAGCCATGCAACAACCGGGAACAAGATACCCCAAACGTCCATAGAAAACAAATCAAATTCTGTTAACGACAGCATCGCGGTCAAAAACATTTCCTTACTCAAAAATCCGCCAAACGGAGGCAAACCTGCCATCGAAAATGCGCCAATCATAGCGACTGTGAAACTGATGGGCATCAAGCTCATCAAGCCACCGAGTTTGCGAATGTCTCGCGTACCGGTTTCGTGATCAACGATACCGGCAATCATAAACAAACTGCCTTTAAATACGGCATGGTTGATCAAATGGAAAATTGCAGCAAACCCAGCATACTTAAAAGTTGTTTCAGCAATATTGTCGATATGGTAACCCGCAGCTGAAGCACCGAGCAATGACATAATCAAGCCCAGTTGCGACACTGTTGAAAATGCCAAAATTCCTTTTAAGTCTTTTTGTTTTAAAGCGAAAAACGAACCCCAGAACATAGTGAATAGTCCGACACTTGCGACTAGCCACATCCACGTACCAGATATCGCAAAGATCGGTGTCAACCGAGCAACTAAGTACAATCCGGCTTTAACCATTGTCGCAGAGTGCAAATAGGCACTAACAGGAGTAGGCGCTTCCATTGCATCCGGTAACCAGATGTAAAACGGAAACTGTGCCGACTTTGTAAACGCACCGAACAATACCAAGACGAGCGCCCAAATAAAGAAGTCATGTGACACCAGTTCAGTCGCTTGCGGAATCAATTCGCGTATGGAATACGTACCACCCATAATACTGAGTAATACAAATCCCCCAAGCATCATCAATCCGCCAAACACGGTAATCATCATTGATTTTAATGCACCAAAACGTGAGCGGTCACGCGTATACCAATATCCGATTAATAAGAATGACGAAATCGATGTCAATTCCCAAAACAGATAAAGCGTGATTAAGTGATCACTTTGGACAATACCAAGCATTGCCGTCATGAACATTAACAAGTAAACGTAAAAGTTATGTAATTGTTCACGGTGTTTGTCCAAATAAAAAATGGAATATAGCACCACTAAAGCACCGATACCTGTAATCAGCAAAGTGAACAAGAGGCTCAATCCATCGATATACGCGATAAATGCGATATCAAGCGAAGGAATCCATTGGAATTCAGACACTAAATTACCGCCATGAATTGTTGTAGGAAGCAATGAGACGTAGTAACTGAATAAAGCGACAGGAACCATTAAAACAAACCAGCCCGTATGGATCTTTCCGACTTTCTTAAATAACAGCGGAACAAACAAGGCTGCTAGCAAAGGTAAAAAGATTAATAACACAAATGACAAATGAATCCTCCTTCCAGCATAAACGTGATGAGTTTCTAATTAGAAATTATAACGCAAATCGAGTGGTTTTGCACCGCTCATCAACTAATGCCATCAGATTCCATGCACTTTTTATAAACTTTTGAAATAGGAAGAAACCCGATTAAAAAAATTTTCGAATTTCGAAAAAAAGCATAAAAAAACTGTAGACAACTCGAGTTGTCTACAGTTTTTTACGTATTCTTTAATTCTTGCTCAAGCAGTACGTCTTCAAAATCTTGCTGTGGTTTTGCAAGTGTTATCCGAAGAAAGACAAAAGCAAAGATAAATAAAATACTCGTCACGATAAAGACAGAAGAAATACCGATAAATCCACTAACAATACCGCCAAAAACTGGACCAATAATATTCCCAAGAAAACGGAAGCTCGTATTATAGCCCATAATTTCTCCTTGAATCTCAATCGGCGCTTCTCGGCGCATTAATGCAGTAGTAGTTGGAATCATTCCACCAACTGCTACTCCGAAGAATAAGCGCAAAACAATTAATTGCCAAAGGTCAGTAACAAAAGCTTGAGGGATGATAAAGACAAATGCTAGTACGAGCAATAAGCCAAGTACTTTTTCGTAGCCAATAGAATCACCCAAGCGTCCCCAACGCCGGGCAAACATTAAATTACCAACACCGGTGGCACTAAATGTAACCCCTGCGAGAAACGCTACTTGAGCGCTGCCTGCTGTTAGTTCTGCTACGTACAGTGAAAGTAAAGGTTGGATGCTAAAGTTCCCAATTTGAATTAACGCTGTGATAATCATAACGTTAAGCATTAATCGGTGATTTAAAATGCCGTTAATAATAGTTTTCGGAGCGTAGACATGTGCACCTTTTACTTTAACGCGTTTAATTTCACGTAAACCAAATACAACAAACAAAGCAGCAATGGTGATAATGGTTGCAGTTATTAAGAACGTATACTTAAACCCAAAAGCATCAGCCATCAAACCTCCGAGAACTGGTCCAAATAATGTCCCTGAAACACTACCCATTTGAAGTGTCCCAAGCGTTTTTCCTGCGCTTTCTTTAGAAGTTTGTGAGCTAACAAAAGCTAATGAGGTAGGGATAAATCCAGTAACCAAACCCATAAATAAGCGAATCATAAACAATCCTGTAACGGAATCAGCTGTCCCCATCAAAAAAATACTAATAGCAATACCAAAACCGTTAATGATTAGTATGGGCTTAAAGCCGTATTTGTCAGCAATACGTCCCCAAACAGGAGACATAATTAAAGCCGCAACAAAAGTTACACCAAATACTAAACCAGACCATCGTTGCACATATTCATCCGAAAAATTGCCGAGCGACTCTATATAAAGAGATAAGAATGGCATAATCATCGTGGTACTGCCGGCAACAAGGAAGTTAGTGAACATAATGATAAAGAAATTCTTTTTTTGTGTATCCATATGGAACCCTTCTTTCTGAAAGGAGCAATTGTTCCTATTATATATTACTTCGTCACACGAAGAAAGAAATGAAAACTATCAATTTATTCGGAAAAGTAAGTTTGAAAGTTGTCTTGTCTTGAGTTGAAAAAGCTGATTTTTAGTTTTCTGTATTTATGCTAAAATAAGGCGGGGTGAAAAAGATGAAAAAAACAATCATAGTACCAATTTTAGTGGCATTTTTACTTGGCGCGTGTTCAGCTCAACAAGAAGAAACTAAAACGGAAACAACGACAGAAAACAGTCCAGTTCAAGTAGAGGGCTATCCGCAGTTGTCGCAAGAAGTTGCTGAAGATGAAGCGTTAGTTGAATTCAACACATCGATGGGAATGATGAAAATCAAACTATTTCCTGAGATAGCACCAAAGGCAGTTGAAAACTTTTTGACTCATGCAAAAGAAGGCTATTACGATGGATTAACTTTCCACCGGGTTATTGAAAACTTCATGCTACAAACAGGAGACCCGACTGGTACGGGTGGGGGTGGCGAAAGTATTTACGGCGCACCTTTTGAAGATGAATTTAACGATCACCTTGTTAATATTCGAGGAGCTTTGTCTATGGCAAACGCAGGACCAGGAACAAATGGCAGCCAGTTTTTCATTGTCCAAGCGCCTGAAGTTACAGAAGATATGTTTGAAAAAGAGTATCCACAAGAACTTCGAGATGCTTATTTGGAACAAGGAGGTACGCCTTGGCTTGACGGAAGGCATACTGTTTTTGGTCAAGTAATAGAAGGGCTAGATGTGGTAGACGCTATCGCAGAGGTTGAAACAGTTAGTGAAAAGCCGGTAGAAGATGTCACCATCGAATCCATCAAAATTCTACAGCAATAACATAAACGGCTTGTAGAATGCTTTGCAGCTTTATTTTTACTTTATGTGCTATTATAGCCCTTAACGCTAGAGAAATGTTAGGTGAAACGAATGGGTATGAATGAAATGAACAGAAAAGCTGTTGAAATCATGAAATATTGGGATCCATTTGCTATAGGTTCCGAATCATATGGGCAGGAAATTGGCAATGTGATTACTCAATTGCAAGTTTTAGACCATCCTTCAGAACTCGCAAAAACCATTCAGACAAGTTATGAATATTCATTTGGGAAATGGATTCCATTAGAACAATGTGTAGACATTTCTTACAAGTTGATCGCACTTAAATTTGAAGCAAAGCACATCATTTAAAACAAAAAGAGCGTTCGGCAAATTTTGCCGAACGCTCTTTTTATTAATAGTTTTTTAAGATTACAAACCGTCAACTAAATTAGAAGCAGGTACTTCTAAAGCGTTTGAAAGGATCATAATGTTCTGGGTTGAAGGAACTTCTTCACCACTTTCAAAGGCTTGAAGTCTAGCAATCCCAATGCGTGTTTTTAATGCGAGTTCGTCTAGTGATAAGTTGCGTTCTTCGCGAAGCGCTTTTAATTGTGCGTGTAACTCTTTTTTCATATTCATGCACTCCTTCTCATATGGAACTTTCTTCTATAATACAATATTAGCATGTAGAGAATCATTAAGGTAGCTTTAAGTTATGGCGGTTTTCGGACTATTTAGATTAAAAAATAGCGATTAAGCCACGGATAAACACGACAATAATAGCGGCGGGTGCCACATAACGTACCAATACGCGCCAAATATCGACCCAAACCTTTTGTTGAGACAATTCATTATGTGCATCTTCTTTTGTTAACACGTAGCCTGCAAATATTGCAGTAAACAATGCGCCAAGAGGTAAACCAATTCTACTAGTTACTGTATCCATAAGATCAAAGAACGTCATCCCGAAGAAAACTTCTTGCGGCATCACACCGAAAGACAAAGCACTTGGAATGCCAACGATGAAAATCATTAAGCCGAAAATGATTGCAATACGGCGACGACGATCATATTTACTCTTAACGCCAATAGAAACCGCAATTTCCAACATAGAAATAGAAGAAGTTAAAGTTGCAAATAGCAATAAGATAAAGAAGATAATCATTAAAAATTGACCCATAAACAATTGATCAAAAACTGCTGGTAAAATAATGAATACCAGTCCCGGACCTTGGTCAGGTGTATAGCCTAAAGCGAACACTGCTGGGAAAATAATCAATCCCGCCATAATTGAAATAACGATGTTCAACGACACAACGCTGACAGAAGAACGTGTTAAGTTTTCTGATTTTGATAAATAAGAGGCATAAGTAATCATACCCGCAACACCTACGCTCAACGAGAAGAACGCTTGACCAAGTGCAACTAAGGCAGTTTCAAAATTAAAGAAAGACCAGTCAGGAACAAACATAAAACGTACGCCTTCCATAGCGCCATCAAGTGTTAATGAACGAATCATTAGCACGACGAAGAAAATGAGTAAAGCTGGCATCATGATTTTGCTTGCACGCTCGATGCCGCCTTTAATTCCTCCTGTTACTATCCAAACTGTTAGTCCCATGAAAGCAGCTTGTGCAATTAGCACTTCCCATGGATTTGTGATGATACCAACAAATAAGTCGGCAAATTCACTGTCTTCTAAGCCAGACAGCTGAAACAGAATTGAGCGACCTAAGTAAGATAATACCCAACCCCCAACAACGCTGTAAAAAGACAAAATTAAAAATGAAAAGAAAAATCCAGACCAGCCGATTAAATACCACGGTTTGCCGGGGGCTTGTTTTTTGAGTCCACTAACTGCATCTGCCTGACCTCGTCGGCCAATCACAAATTCAGCAAGTAAAACTGGCAAGCCGATTAACACGGTACTAAGGATAAACAGCAAGATAAAGACACTGCCGCCATTGGCACCGGTCTCATATGGGAATTTCCAAATCGCTCCTAAGCCGATAGCACTTCCTGCTGCCGCTAATATAAATCCAAACTTAGAGCTCCATTGGTCACGTGTTTTCAAAATTATCACTCCTATTTCTTATAGATTTCCTCATTTTACACGAGCAGCACTAAAAAAAATAGCAGTTTTTGAAACGTTCTTCTTCTAAATTCGTATTAAAATGTATTGATTAGAAAAAAGTGGTTATTCCGACGACAAGGAGTGGAAATATGTCTTCAGCGACAGATGACTATAACAAGGCCCGAAAAGGCGACAACGCGTCATTCGGTAAATGGATTGACTATAAATTACCAAGCTTCGGTCGACTTGCTTTTCAATTAGGTGTGCCTGTAAGAGAGTTGCCGGAATTTCAACGATTTTGTCTATTACAATTTCAAAAAGAGCTTCATCAAATTGAGGAAGATCAAGCAGAAGTTCGATTGTCTCAACTTATGCTGGGTCAGTTATCTCAGCATAAATCTCAAGTTGAAAGCAGTGAAGAAACCAATGTGCTGGGGTTCAAAGAAGATAATGACTTGCATAGGGAGCTGCAAAATCTAGAAAAAGAACAACGAATTGCTATTGTGTTCATTCATTTCCATCACTATTCGTTAACAGCGACTAGTCTTGTTATAGAAAAAACTGAACAACAAATAGAAGAGTTGATAACTGTAGGGATGAAAACCATTCAAGAAAAACTCAATTTAAACCAAGCACAACTGAAGCAACGATTTTCGATGCTCGAGAAATCCTATCACCGGTTTATTCCGCCTTTGCCACTTGAGCAAGAAGTTCCTAACTCATTGGAGCAAGAGGTCTCTGAAAGCTCGGGATCCAGTCCTGTTCCACAGCCCATTCGAAAGAAAGCAAGCTTTAGGCTAGGAGCGGCATTTCTTTTTTTAGCCACGGTTGTTGGTGCAAGTTTTGCCATGAATGAGCAACCGATTGAATCTGGAAAATCTACTGAACAACAGCAAATGGAAACTATTACAGATGAAAAACTGGCAGAATGGCGCAATCAATACGAAGATATAAAAAAAACATCTCCCGAGCGCTTAGGAATTTCATCTGAACAATATGAAAAACTCGACTATGTAAAGCGAGCCGATGAGGAAATGGAACTTGTTTTTAGTAAGAAAAAAGTTAAATCGTTAAAAAATGATCCTCTTGAGATGGAAGCGACAGTTAATCGTTTGTTTAGACAAATCGAAACCCCACAAGGAATGGTCGAGTCATTATCCCGTCATTCGATGTTAGCTGCTGAAACGGAAGAATTTCTAATAAATTATTCAGTAAAAACAGACGAGCTGCGCAGCTATGTGGATAAACTATTGATGAAATATCAACAAGAACTAAAGTCAACTCACGTAATGGGGCAGTTGTCTCCAGAAAAATTAATGGCTCAATCTGACAATTACCCAGAAGAGTTGCAGCTAGTTGTAGAAGCTTTACCCGAATACAATTTATTTGTCATCTCACATATAAATGAGGAGCGATTCAGAACAATACGAGACATTAACCAACTTCATATGCAACAACCTATTGTGGGCAATCCCATTGCTTCACCATTTTTAAGTTGGTTAAGTGGAGATCCGTATATGGATGACAGTGGATTTTTATGGCCGCTTGAAAATATTACGCAGCAACTCTTGTCAATGGAACAGGCTTTATTAGAAGAAGGAATAGATAGTTCTTTATTTGATGCGGTGGATGTTGCTTATCAGCAAATGTTTTGGCAACTCGTAAAAGGTAGTGAAAACACAGTTATCTTTGACGAAAACGGGACAGTTAAAGTCGAATATCGAGATGCGTGGAATCGCATTGCGTCATCCAACCCAATGGCTTACATTATGTTGCCGATATTAGAGGAAATGGAAGCTAGTGGCTGGACTGCTTCAAACTCCTATGAAGATTTAGAATTTCATCATCTTTCTGAGGCAGTAGACATGGAAAAGTCAGGGGAGCTTTCCAATAAGTTGCCCAATGGAAATTTAGCGATAGAAGACGAGCTAGTCGATATGAAAGATTTCAATTACAGCCGGATAAAGGATTTATACAATTCCTTTAAAACTAGCTATGATTTGCAATTGTTAGCAGGAGTGCCCCCTTTAGATGTGCTGTTTATGTATCATTATGCCAATCACATAGAAGACCCAAAAACACAATGGTATTTGTTAGCAGATAGCCCGTTTAAACCAACGCTCAAAACATACTTACAAGAGTGGCAACAAATTCCTGAACTTACCGAAAAAGCGAGATGGGTTGAATTGTCTGCTGAATCATTTAAACAGCGTATAAAAGAAAAAGTTTATATTTATCCTCAGGTTAATATGGATGAATTTGTAGAACGATTGGATTTACTATTAGTTACGGAAAAAGACCAAATTTGGCAAATCGACTACAGACATTTCGAAAATTATGATTTACTCGACGAAAATCAGAAGTTTGTGCAACGAGTTGAAAATTTGTACCAATCATTTGCTGTAGACCATGAACAAAAGCACTTAGCTGATGGGAAACCCGGCGAAATAGCAGGTGTATTTTTTAAAGCTGTTGAAAAAGAAGATATTCCAACTGTGAAACAATTAATGCCTGGGCTCGACATGAAAGATGAAGAATTTCCGGCATTTTTTGAGATGTATAGTCTCCGTCCGCTTACAGACTTAACAGAACTAACATTCAAGACACATTTTGCGCCATTTGTTTCAACAGGATTTGATGGATCTGTAGAAATTAAATATGAAATAGATACGCATGAAGGCTTGTTCCAACAGCATTTTTTTATGGAGAAAACAGAAAAGGGTTGGCGAATGACGAACATGAATAATTACTGATTTTACCTTGGCATATAGTTGTGCTATAATATACAGATGCCAATAGGTGTACAGGATAATTAGATATGACTAGGAGCGGGTAAACATGACAAAAACATACCAAACAGGCGATACGGTTTCAGGAAAAGTTACAGGAATCCAGCCATACGGCGCATTCGTAGCTTTAGACGATCAAACACAAGGATTGGTCCACATCTCAGAAATCACTCACGGTTACGTGAAAGAAGTTAGCGAGTATTTGGAAGTTGGACAAGAAGTTGACGTGAAAGTATTGGAAGTTGATACAAAATCTAAAAAAATCAGCTTATCGATTCGCGCACTTCAAGAGCAGCCAGTAGCAGCTCAAAAAACTGAAAAACCAAAACAATCTCTTCAATCACATGTAAACGAAAGTGATTCTGAAGGATTTAACTCTTTGAAAGAAAAAATGCAAGAGTGGATCAAACGTTCTGGACAGTAAGAAAGTAAAAAACGAAGCGTAGACATTATGTCTGCGCTTCGTTTTTTTTGATTTTTCGTAAACGGTATTGAAGGTTTTGTCGGCTCATGCCAAGAGCAGCTGCAGCTTTCGTGACATTGCCATTATGCAAATCCATCGCTTTTTGCAAATAATACATTTCAGCTTCAAACAAATATTCTTCAAGTGGCAATAACTCCGTAGTAGACTGAATGATAAAATCTTCAGGTTTTTGTGCTCCGTTCAAGTGATTCTTCAACATGAAATGATGAGGCAACATATCTGCTGTTACAATTTCTTGTGTTGTTAACATGGAAGTGATTTCGTCTAATAGCAACTCCAATTCTTTTAAATTCCCTGGCCAGTCATAGTCATGCAGCCGCTCTGCGACTTCTTTGTCTAGGCTATGTACAACCGACCCCACCATCATCCGATGACGTGAAAAATAATCATTCACAAATGGTAGAATGTCTTCTTTACGCAGGCGAAGTGGCTCTACTTTTATCGTCATAGAGGAGAAGAAATAGTAAAGGTCTTTCAGCAATTTATGTGACGTGATTAACTCGACTGGATCTTCACCAACACTAGCGATAAAATACGTATTTCCACGCGAACGTTCTTCCACCATCTCTAGTAATTGTTCCTGCAAAGGCAGTGACAGCAAATCGATTCGTTCACAATAAATGGTACCTTCATTAATTTGCTTAATGTCTTCGCCGAGTTGATCGATAATCGTACCATCAGTGCCATGGCAATAAAGCGTGTGCATAGGTCTTTCAGGAGATTGCGCCCAATGAATCGCTTCTGCAATTAATTCCTTTCCAGTGCCAGATTCACCTACTAGTAATACCGGCAAGTTCGCAATCGCTGCTTTTTCGGCAGTGTTAATCACTTTTTTCATGCTTGTGGATACGGCAGAAATTGTTGAAAAGGTAATGGGCTCGTCGTATTTTTTTAGTGGATGATATATTACTTTTTCAAGTGTCGTGACATCGCGTGATAATTCAATTGCACCAATCAACTTTTTTTTATCGAATACGGGATAGGTATCGTTGATTGTTGTAATTTCTTGGCCTTTGCGGTTCCAATAAGTTTGTTTGACATTGAAAACAGGAACTTTACTTTGAAGCACATGTAGCATCGTACTCTCCTGTTGGTCAAAACGAAACAATTCTAGAAGCGAACGGTCCGCGAGTTCCTCAAAATCGAATCCTTCAATTTCACGCATTTTTTTATTGTATAAAATGGTTTTTCCTTTTGTATCTATGGCGTGAATCCCAATAGCCACGTGATCTCCAGCAAATTTATAGAACGGTGATAAATCGATATCTTCCGGCTTCAAAACGCTCACTCCAAAATTATTTTGATTTTTTAAACGAAAAGACTTGAATTATGCAACAATCTTTTGCATTATTATAAGTGGAAACAGTTTGAAAGTGCAAATTTTTTTTGCGCTCACTTAAAATTCAAGGAGGATTTACATGATTCCCTACAAACACGAACCATTCAC carries:
- a CDS encoding Na(+)/H(+) antiporter subunit B gives rise to the protein MRTNDVMLQTATKVVTFIILMFAVHIFFAGHYTPGGGFVGGLLTTSAIVLLMLSFDISTVKKILPINYVTMTAIGLLIALATASGAIIFDVPFFTHAFGYFDLPLFGKTSLHSAMLFDAGVYLVVVGVTMTIIQTIGEDE
- a CDS encoding DUF1871 family protein codes for the protein MGMNEMNRKAVEIMKYWDPFAIGSESYGQEIGNVITQLQVLDHPSELAKTIQTSYEYSFGKWIPLEQCVDISYKLIALKFEAKHII
- a CDS encoding MFS transporter, yielding MDTQKKNFFIIMFTNFLVAGSTTMIMPFLSLYIESLGNFSDEYVQRWSGLVFGVTFVAALIMSPVWGRIADKYGFKPILIINGFGIAISIFLMGTADSVTGLFMIRLFMGLVTGFIPTSLAFVSSQTSKESAGKTLGTLQMGSVSGTLFGPVLGGLMADAFGFKYTFLITATIITIAALFVVFGLREIKRVKVKGAHVYAPKTIINGILNHRLMLNVMIITALIQIGNFSIQPLLSLYVAELTAGSAQVAFLAGVTFSATGVGNLMFARRWGRLGDSIGYEKVLGLLLVLAFVFIIPQAFVTDLWQLIVLRLFFGVAVGGMIPTTTALMRREAPIEIQGEIMGYNTSFRFLGNIIGPVFGGIVSGFIGISSVFIVTSILFIFAFVFLRITLAKPQQDFEDVLLEQELKNT
- a CDS encoding peptidylprolyl isomerase, which produces MKKTIIVPILVAFLLGACSAQQEETKTETTTENSPVQVEGYPQLSQEVAEDEALVEFNTSMGMMKIKLFPEIAPKAVENFLTHAKEGYYDGLTFHRVIENFMLQTGDPTGTGGGGESIYGAPFEDEFNDHLVNIRGALSMANAGPGTNGSQFFIVQAPEVTEDMFEKEYPQELRDAYLEQGGTPWLDGRHTVFGQVIEGLDVVDAIAEVETVSEKPVEDVTIESIKILQQ
- a CDS encoding Na+/H+ antiporter subunit A yields the protein MSFVLLIFLPLLAALFVPLLFKKVGKIHTGWFVLMVPVALFSYYVSLLPTTIHGGNLVSEFQWIPSLDIAFIAYIDGLSLLFTLLITGIGALVVLYSIFYLDKHREQLHNFYVYLLMFMTAMLGIVQSDHLITLYLFWELTSISSFLLIGYWYTRDRSRFGALKSMMITVFGGLMMLGGFVLLSIMGGTYSIRELIPQATELVSHDFFIWALVLVLFGAFTKSAQFPFYIWLPDAMEAPTPVSAYLHSATMVKAGLYLVARLTPIFAISGTWMWLVASVGLFTMFWGSFFALKQKDLKGILAFSTVSQLGLIMSLLGASAAGYHIDNIAETTFKYAGFAAIFHLINHAVFKGSLFMIAGIVDHETGTRDIRKLGGLMSLMPISFTVAMIGAFSMAGLPPFGGFLSKEMFLTAMLSLTEFDLFSMDVWGILFPVVAWLGSVFTFIYSFYFVFHTFAGEHKPDQLPKPAHEAPIGMLISPVFLALLVVVIFFIPNLIGDWLVKPAVLAMQPFLYDSPEEIKIHVSAWHGFNPEFFMTLGIFAIGFLMFWTLRKWQKSYDLFPEAISLNALYDNMVFLSDTGANRFSRIYMTGFIRSYLVYMFSFVIFIVLGTLFLTDAFAIDFTNLAPVGFYEIVILIALVGSTFTILFSKSRLTGIIALGAVGYSIALLFVIFRAPDLALTQLVIETISVALFLLAFYHLPQISRKEERMRFRFGNALVAIGVGVTVTLVALSSLSQKAMPSISEFYKETVYKEAGGGNIVNVILVDYRGFDTLFEIAVLAITGIGIITMIKLRLTKKEDQHENK
- a CDS encoding Na(+)/H(+) antiporter subunit C; the protein is MEIIMSVAIGFLFMAAVYLMLSKSLIRIIIGTGLLSHGAHLLLLTMGGLGGNSPPVVAHGVSVSDYADPLPQALILTAIVISFAVTSFFLVLAYRSYQELGTDNMNLLRGTEDYE
- a CDS encoding Na+/H+ antiporter subunit D, with translation MSNLLLFPIIIPLFFAAILMMFPKNVKLQRVLAVVGAGAALLSALVLLAKVNTDGVQAVTLGSWPAPFGISMVSDPLSALLVVTASVLVLLVIFYSIPTIGLRREQSYYYPAVLFLMVGVNGAFTTGDIFNLFVFVEVLLMASYTLIVHGGEKPQLRESIKYLLVNIISSALFVAAVAFLYSVTGTLNMADLAVKIPQIEETGILTVIAVMFLVVFGFKAAIFPLYFWLPGSYYAPPIPILALFGALLTKVGVYAIMRTYTLFFTMNVGFTHELLGIIAILTIFAGCVGALAYFDVKKIIIYNIIIAVGVILFGVAQLNQPGIDGSIMYLIHDMMIKAALFFLVGIIAVLFGTTDLRKMGGLIKTYPVLGWVYLLTAFGLAGIPPLSGFPGKLLIIQGGFEGPQFWGSIVVLATSLIVLLSSVRIFVYAFWGQPVETVPLKKSTFNQMFIPTVILVAMTVVFGVGAELFMPLISGAGEVLLNPSIYIDAVLKE